One genomic window of Fusarium fujikuroi IMI 58289 draft genome, chromosome FFUJ_chr01 includes the following:
- a CDS encoding related to ribosomal protein YmS2, mitochondrial: MSDLQRAWAKAKYSISNDTFDEVDEEHENDVLPELPEPVDDDSSSASSASSVSSTGTIIPSPNQKLFARPQGVARGRTLEQIPWTTYFERELSLKSEQEPEVVYHAYLTSPVGKGPLFVMHHGAGSSGLSFAVVASEIKKRLSTAGILAIDCRGHGSTSAPGDKALDMRLDTLSSDLFSMVQLTKNEMAWPEMPPIVLVGHSLGGAVVIDLAKSAMHTYLSTRPLGFATLQAGIEWHIRSRTIRNSISARTSVPALLVFNENDDPTRPWRWRTNLGATQPYWEGWFIGLSKKFLGAKGGKLLLLAGTDRLDTELTIGQMQGKYALQVFPEAGHFIHEDLPEKTAVSLVDFFRRNDRSALVLPPKVSDLLKQGKRV; encoded by the exons ATGAGCGACCTGCAGCGAGCAtgggccaaggccaagtacAGCATATCTAACGATACATTTGACGAGGTCGACGAGGAGCACGAGAATGATGTACTCCCCGAGTTGCCGGAGCCTGTCGACGATgactcttcctcagcctcgtcCGCCTCATCCGTCTCCTCGACAGGAACCATCATACCATCGCCCAACCAGAAGCTGTTCGCTCGACCCCAAGG AGTCGCCCGCGGCAGGACCCTGGAGCAGATCCCCTGGACAACCTATTTTGAGCGCGAATTGTCTCTGAAGTCAGAGCAGGAACCGGAAGTAGTCTATCATGCCTATCTCACTTCACCGGTCGGGAAAGGGCCATTGTTTGTGATGCATCATGGTGCCGGATCATCGGGGTTGTCGTTCGCCGTTGTTGCTTCTGAAATAAAGAAGCGGTTGTCAACAGCAGGTATCCTGGCCATTGACTGTAGAGGTCACGGGTCCACAAGCGCACCTGGCGACAAGGCACTAGATATGAGATTGGACACTCTATCGTCGGATCTGTTCAGCATGGTGCAGCTCACAAAGAATGAGATGGCCTGGCCAGAGATGCCCCCGATAGTGCTCGTGGGACACTCCTTAGGCGGAGCAGTTGTTATTGACCTGGCCAAGTCCG CAATGCACACCTATTTGTCTACGAGACCACTGGGCTTTGCAACTCTGCAAGCAGGTATCGAATGGCACATTAGATCTCGGACGATACGAAACTCCATCTCCGCTCGGACATCTGTTCCTGCGCTACTCGTATTCAACGAGAACGACGACCCGACAAGGCCGTGGCGATGGCGGACCAACTTGGGCGCAACACAGCCTTACTGGGAAGGTTGGTTTATAGGGCTGAGCAAGAAGTTCTTGGGGGCGAAGGGAGGAAAACTCCTACTGCTCGCTGGCACTGACAGGCTGGACACCGAGTTGACCATCGGTCAAATGCAGG GGAAATATGCCTTGCAAGTGTTCCCTGAGGCCGGTCACTTCATTCACGAAGATTTGCCAGAGAAGACAGCCGTTTCGTTGGTCGACTTTTTTCGCAGAAACGACAGGAGTGCTCTCGTGCTTCCTCCTAAGGTTTCGGATCTTCTCAAACAGGGCAAAAGAGTATGA
- a CDS encoding related to protein-tyrosine-phosphatase: MEASSPLAALHRPSMLPSWGSRDVFRGHPHYSTSSVTSASMSLREQMHKHSGDYFNVKDVRGSSPAASLAADLSQNFRLDSDSSPQFPTPRRALFTAGMMGSLEGRDSVTTPPLPSSSPAPLAELKELMEVSPLPHKTPFFTQFEITSPTPGSTPAADDEMILDSPAPISRQSSLEPPKPIMAENRRIAVPRRPSLTRMKGFSTTAVPSRQADTELPPFRFGAGSRLNHTSSNLSLSECFESTSPPQERRPASANSPCPGLSISRTRPQFLNFNACSRVNGSPSMSSHSRRQSNPFLRNRKQFRRSLSMFEHPADIMKSNSEGEETTSSALQSVMDVEEAQEPVLPHFLLEDPTDTIPRITRETLVDVLDGKYSSHFDQKIVIDCRFEYEYEGGHIDGAVNYNDKDLLTNQLFQTPMDGRTLLIFHCEYSAHRAPLMARHVRSEDRTVNAEFYPKLTYPEVYILDGGYSGFFTEHRGRCYPQEYVEMSDEAHQRTCEREMGRLKSRKGLSRAATFAFGQREPCVDESPTAPSRPQSRTLHAPISLLGASPIIGDRSHARRMASY; encoded by the exons ATGGAAGCCTCTTCCCCTCTGGCGGCATTACACCGCCCGTCAATGCTCCCTAGTTGGGGTAGTCGAGATGTCTTTCGCGGGCACCCTCATTACTCTACATCATCTGTCACATCCGCAAGCATGAGTCTGCGCGAGCAGATGCACAAGCACTCTGGAGACTATTTCAACGTCAAGGACGTACGAGGCTCCTCGCCCGCTGCGAGTTTGGCTGCTGATCTTTCCCAGAACTTCCGACTTGACAGCGATTCGAG TCCTCAGTTCCCCACTCCCAGAAGAGCACTCTTCACGGCTGGCATGATGGGCAGCTTGGAAGGTCGAG ATTCAGTCACAACTCCCCCATTACCATCCTCGTCGCCTGCCCCACTGGCCGAGCTCAAGGAGTTGATGGAGGTGTCACCTCTGCCTCACAAGACACCTTTCTTCACCCAGTTCGAGATAACTTCTCCAACTCCGGGGTCTACACCAGCCGCTGACGATGAAATGATTCTTGATTCCCCGGCTCCTATCTCTAGGCAGTCTTCCTTGGAACCTCCCAagcccatcatggctga AAACCGTAGAATAGCTGTCCCACGAAGACCATCCCTAACCCGGATGAAGGGTTTCAGTACCACAGCCGTACCAAGTCGCCAGGCCGACACGGAGCTGCCTCCGTTCCGCTTCGGTGCTGGCTCTCGCCTGAACCATACCAGCTCCAACCTGTCTCTCAGCGAATGTTTCGAGTCGACATCACCACCTCAGGAGCGCAGACCCGCATCTGCCAACAGTCCATGCCCTGGTCTTTCTATCAGCCGCACTAGACCCCAattcctcaacttcaatgcATGCTCTCGCGTCAATGGCTCTCCTTCCATGAGCTCCCATTCCCGGCGACAGTCCAATCCCTTTCTCAGGAATCGAAAGCAGTTCCGTCGGTCATTAAGCATGTTCGAGCATCCTGCTGACATAATGAAGAGCAATTCAGAGGGAGAGGAGACCACCTCTTCCGCGCTTCAATCGGTTATGGATGTGGAGGAGGCTCAAGAGCCCGTCCTCCCCCATTTTCTTTTGGAAGATCCCACCGATACCATTCCTCGCATCACTCGAGAGACACTCGTCGACGTCTTGGATGGCAAGTACAGCTCCCACTTCGACCAAAAGATCGTGATCGACTGCCGGTTTGAGTATGAATATGAGGGCGGCCACATTGATGGTGCTGTCAACTACAATGATAAGGACCTGCTCACAAATCAGCTCTTCCAGACTCCTATGGATGGGCGGACgcttctcatcttccactGCGAGTATTCAGCCCACCGTGCCCCCCTGATGGCTCGTCATGTTCGATCTGAGGACCGCACCGTGAATGCTGAGTTCTACCCCAAACTTACATATCCCGAAGTCTACATTTTAGACGGTGGGTATTCGGGCTTCTTTACCGAACACCGGGGTCGTTGCTATCCTCAAGAATACGTTGAGATGTCTGATGAGGCTCACCAGCGCACTTGCGAACGCGAAATGGGCCGATTGAAATCTCGTAAAGGTCTCAGCCGCGCCGCGACTTTTGCTTTTGGCCAACGTGAGCCTTGTGTAGACGAGTCACCTACTGCTCCCAGCAGGCCTCAGTCACGAACTCTCCATGCACCAATCTCCCTCCTTGGTGCCTCCCCCATCATTGGCGACCGATCACATGCTCGCCGTATGGCCTCTTATTAG